The following are from one region of the Rosettibacter firmus genome:
- a CDS encoding metallophosphoesterase: MRTNQAIIFFAIVFSIYGLINFYVIRKILSVIPDNYKNISLILLIFFALSYIAGRVLENYWVSYLSDFLIWCGSFWIAVMFYSFFFIIVIDLLRLINHFLPFFPDIPNKNLINVKNFIAISGAVLIFIIIAGGYLTTKIINVRHYEIFINKKAGNLNSLNIVMASDLHLGTINGQKFAYKIVDKINKLKPDLILFAGDIIDEDIKPVLKDNVGKALYELKAKYGIYGITGNHEYIGGVKEAVNYLNAHNIKMLQDTAILINNSFYIIGREDRSIDRFTGKKRKKLSELVNGIDKSLPIILMDHQPFHLEEAEENEIDLQLSGHTHNGQLWPLNYLLKKIYELPWGYKRKGNTHYYVSCGAGGWGPPVRLGSVPEIVNIKIHFVE; encoded by the coding sequence ATGAGAACCAATCAAGCAATAATCTTTTTTGCAATAGTATTTTCAATTTATGGATTAATAAACTTTTATGTTATACGTAAAATTCTTTCTGTTATTCCAGATAATTATAAAAACATTTCTCTGATTTTATTGATATTCTTTGCTTTATCTTACATTGCAGGCAGAGTGCTCGAAAATTACTGGGTCTCATATTTAAGTGATTTTCTAATCTGGTGTGGTTCTTTCTGGATAGCTGTAATGTTTTATTCTTTCTTTTTCATAATTGTGATTGATTTATTAAGATTAATAAATCACTTCCTTCCATTTTTTCCTGATATTCCAAATAAGAATCTAATAAATGTAAAAAACTTTATAGCAATATCGGGAGCAGTATTAATTTTCATTATTATTGCTGGTGGATATTTAACCACAAAAATTATTAATGTTCGTCACTACGAAATCTTCATCAATAAAAAAGCAGGAAATTTAAATTCGCTAAATATTGTTATGGCTTCAGATTTACATCTGGGAACAATAAATGGACAAAAGTTTGCTTATAAAATTGTTGATAAAATAAATAAACTAAAACCAGATCTTATTCTTTTTGCTGGAGACATTATTGATGAAGATATTAAGCCAGTGCTGAAAGACAATGTAGGTAAAGCCTTATACGAATTAAAAGCAAAATATGGAATTTATGGGATCACAGGAAATCACGAATATATTGGTGGTGTAAAAGAAGCAGTAAATTATCTAAACGCACACAATATTAAAATGTTGCAGGATACTGCGATTCTAATTAATAATTCATTTTATATTATTGGAAGAGAAGATAGATCGATAGATCGTTTCACAGGTAAGAAAAGAAAAAAATTAAGTGAACTGGTTAATGGGATTGATAAATCTTTACCAATAATTTTAATGGATCATCAACCTTTTCATCTTGAAGAAGCTGAAGAAAATGAGATTGATTTACAACTTTCTGGACATACTCATAATGGACAATTGTGGCCACTCAATTACTTACTTAAAAAAATTTATGAATTGCCCTGGGGTTATAAAAGAAAAGGGAATACACACTATTATGTTTCATGTGGAGCTGGCGGTTGGGGTCCTCCAGTTAGACTGGGCAGTGTGCCAGAAATAGTAAACATTAAAATTCATTTTGTCGAGTAA
- a CDS encoding glycogen synthase produces MKIAFVSSEVYPYAKTGGLADVSGSLPLELSKLGHDVKVFMPKYNTFGEVEHGLSYRWDIGEIPVRVAGKVHSVHVHTANLPNSIPDLKSNVEVYFVDCPYYFHRYRIYTNDYDEDERFILFSKSVIEILQRLQWAPDVIHCNDWQTGLIPVLLRENYGWDKLFEKTATLFTIHNIAYQGRFSKEAFHKAEIRYEHFLHGGIGEYFGDVNFLKMAIFTADILNTVSETYAKELLTPEYGEGMHEYLQMRKDDFYGILNGVDYNIWNPEIDKFIPYHYSINDLSGKLKNKKYLLEHINLPFNEHIPVIGIISRLIPQKGFDIISFVINELMELDAQWIILGSGEHRYEELFYHLAHKYQTKVHSYIGYNNELAHLIEAGADIFLMPSKYEPCGLNQIYSLKYGTVPIVRKTGGLADTVLDWNEYLAMGQEIGTGYSFQDYSGHALLDTVKRALHDFHLKDIWKKIQLNGMSKDYSWKKSAEKYIQLYQKAINKRKATIN; encoded by the coding sequence ATGAAAATAGCATTTGTATCGAGCGAAGTTTATCCCTATGCTAAAACTGGTGGACTTGCAGATGTTTCTGGTTCTCTTCCATTAGAACTTTCTAAGCTCGGACACGATGTTAAAGTCTTTATGCCAAAGTATAATACATTCGGCGAAGTTGAACATGGATTATCGTATCGATGGGATATTGGAGAAATACCTGTACGTGTAGCTGGAAAAGTTCATTCTGTTCATGTTCATACAGCCAATCTACCAAACTCAATTCCAGATTTAAAATCAAATGTTGAAGTTTATTTTGTTGATTGTCCATACTATTTTCATCGCTACAGAATTTACACTAATGATTATGATGAAGATGAAAGATTTATATTATTTTCAAAAAGTGTAATTGAAATTTTACAACGACTTCAATGGGCTCCAGATGTAATTCATTGTAACGATTGGCAAACAGGTTTAATTCCAGTCTTATTAAGAGAAAATTATGGCTGGGATAAATTATTTGAAAAAACAGCTACTCTTTTTACAATTCACAATATTGCTTATCAGGGCAGATTTTCTAAAGAAGCTTTTCACAAAGCAGAAATTAGATACGAACATTTTCTTCATGGTGGAATTGGTGAATATTTTGGTGATGTAAATTTTTTAAAAATGGCAATCTTTACAGCAGATATATTAAACACTGTTAGCGAAACATATGCAAAAGAATTACTTACTCCAGAATATGGTGAAGGAATGCATGAATATTTGCAAATGCGTAAAGATGATTTTTATGGAATCTTAAATGGTGTTGATTATAATATCTGGAATCCTGAAATAGATAAATTTATTCCATACCATTATTCAATTAATGATTTATCTGGAAAACTAAAAAACAAAAAATACTTACTTGAACATATAAACTTACCATTTAATGAACATATTCCTGTAATTGGTATAATTTCAAGACTTATTCCACAAAAAGGTTTTGATATAATTTCTTTTGTAATAAATGAATTGATGGAATTAGATGCTCAATGGATCATACTTGGTAGCGGTGAACATCGTTACGAAGAACTTTTTTATCATTTAGCACATAAATATCAAACAAAAGTACATTCATACATAGGATATAATAACGAACTTGCACACCTAATCGAAGCTGGTGCTGATATATTTTTAATGCCATCAAAATATGAACCATGTGGACTAAATCAAATTTATTCACTTAAATATGGAACTGTCCCAATAGTTCGAAAAACAGGTGGACTTGCAGATACAGTCTTAGACTGGAATGAATATTTAGCAATGGGACAAGAAATAGGAACTGGATATTCTTTCCAGGATTACTCTGGGCACGCACTTTTAGATACGGTTAAACGTGCACTTCACGATTTTCATTTAAAAGATATCTGGAAAAAAATTCAATTAAATGGAATGAGTAAAGATTATTCATGGAAGAAATCTGCAGAAAAATATATTCAACTTTATCAAAAAGCTATTAATAAAAGAAAAGCCACAATTAATTAA